In Pongo pygmaeus isolate AG05252 chromosome 19, NHGRI_mPonPyg2-v2.0_pri, whole genome shotgun sequence, the genomic stretch CGCCTTCGCCAGCAGATAGTTACCTTTGGGCTGTTGCTTGCTTGTCACCATCTGAGTTCCCAGACCCTGGAAAGCCATGTTCTCGGCTCTGAGAACTATGATGCTGACTGGAGTGCTGCCCCTCTGTAAAGGGCTGGGTGTGGATGGTCACCAGCCCCTCACGTGCCTCAGCCAAGAGGAAGTAGTACAGGGGTCAGCCCAGAGATCCAGGGGAAAGGGGAGTGGATACACTGATTTCCCCACCACTGAGGGAGGGGCCTGTACCTCAGCTGTTCCCATAGCCACCCGCAACTGCCAAGCAAGTTTTGCTGAATTTGACACATGGATCCCTATGGATCAACTGCCCTAGGACTCCCTGTTTGCACCCATGTGACACTGTTGACTTTGCCCTGATGAAGCAGGGCCAATAGTCCCCTAACTTAATTACAAAGACTAATGACTAAGAGAGAGGTGGCTAGAGCTGAGGCCCCTGAGTCAGGCTGTGGGTGGGATCATCTCCAGTACAGGAAGTGAGACTTTCATTTCCTCCTTTCCAAGAGAGGGCTGAGGGAGTAGGGTTGAGCAACTGGTGCAGACAGCCTAGCTGGACTTTGGGTGAGGCGGTTCAGCCATGAGGCTGGCTGTGCTCTTCTCAGGGGCCCTGCTGGGGCTACTGGCAGGTAAGGAggaaggaggctgaggggagggggCCCCTGGGAGTGAGCCTGCCCCTGGGTTGCTAACCATCTCCTCTCTGCCAAAAGCCCAGGGGACAGGGAATGACTGTCCTCACAAAAAATCGGCCACTTTGCTGCCATCCTTCACGGTGACACCCACAGCTAGAGAGAGCACTGGAACAACCAGCCACAGGACTACCAAGAGCCACAAAACCACCACTCACAGGACAACCACCACAGGCACCACGAGCCACGGACCCATGACTGCCACTCACaaccccaccaccaccagccATGGAAACGTCACGGTTCATCCAACAAGCAATAGCACTGCCACCAGCCAGGGACCCTCAACTTCCACTCACAGTCCTGCCACCACTAGTCATGGAAATGCCACGGTTCATCCAACAAGCAACAGCACTGCCACCAGCCCAGGATTCACCAGTTCTGCCCACCCAGGACCACCTCCACCCTCTCCGAGTCCTAGCCCAGCCTCCAAGGAGACCATTGGAGACTACACGTGGACCAATGGTTCCCAGCCTTGTGTCCACCTCCAAGCCCAGATTCAGATTCGAGTCATGTACACAACCCAGGGTGGAGGAGAGGTAAAGCTAAAACTGGGGGAcgagaggggagggaggcaggactgGCTATATAGGctcagagggaaggaggaagaggggacaGGGAACATTGGCTGGCATCGCACGCAGTCTTGTGACCTTCTGATCTTTAACTTCCGCAGGCCTGGGGCAACTCTGTACTGAACCCCAACAAAACCAAGGTCCAGGGAAGCTGTGAGGGTGCCCATCCCCACCTGCTTCTCTCATTCCCCTATGGACACCTCAGCTTTGGATTCATGCAGGTATAGCCATGACCTCAGTCTCAcccctcactcagcctcccgGTGCCCCACCCCTCCCAATCCCGCATGCTACTCCTTCCTCTGTGGAGGGGGATACCACCTGCGCCTTCCTGTTCGCCCCACAGGACCTCCAGCAGAAGGTTGTCTACCTGAGCTACATGGCGGTGGAGTACAATGTGTCCTTCCCCCACGCAGCACGTAAGTaacctccttccctttctcattGCTACCACTAGACGCCAGGGTTCCTGAAAGGACTAAGCCGGGGCCAGGGAGGTGGATGGGATCTGACCCTTCCTCACTCCTCCAGAGTGGACATTCTCGGCCCAGAATGCATCCCTTCGAGATCTCCAAGCACCCCTGGGCCAGAGCTTCAGTTGCAGCAACTCAAGCATCATTCTTTCACCAGCTGTCCACCTCGACCTGCTCTCCCTGAGGCTCCAGGCTGCTCAGCTGCCCCACACCGGGGTCTTTGGGCAAAGTAAGACCTACCTGCTCCTTCCCTCCTAGAATCCTCCCACTGCACTGAAAACCCCTTCCCCAGGCCCATAAGCCACTCATCTCTCTTCTTAACTCCCCAAATCTCGCTCTCCTAGCTTGTCATGGCTACAGGGCAGCTGTCCTTCCATCTTCTACAAGACTCTGCCAGTTTCCCCCTTTTATCACTGCTGAGTCACTGCGGTGAGCTCCTCACCAATCTCCTACTCCCCAGCAtcctccccattccctcctcccacctttatCCCAACCAGCATGTCACTGCAAATACCCACCTGCCCTATCCTTCCGCCAGGTTTCTCCTGCCCCAGTGACCGGTCCATCTTGCTGCCTCTCATCATCGGCCTGATCCTTCTTGGCCTCCTCGCCCTGGTGCTTATTGCCTTCTGCATCATCCGAAGACGCCCATCTGCGTACCAGGCCCTCTGAGCATTTGCTTCAAACCCCAGGGCACTGAGGGGGttggggtgtggtgggggggtACCCTTATTTCCTCGACATGCAACTGGCTCAAAGACAATGTTATTTTCCTTGCCTTTCTTGAAgaaccgggcatgatggctcatgcctgtaatcccagtactttgggaggctagggcaggtggatcactggaggtcaggagtttgagaacagcctgaccaacatggtgaaaccctgtctctactaaaaatacaaaaaaattagccaggtgtggtggcgtaatCCCggctggcctgtaatcccagctacttgggaggctgaggcagaactgcttgaacccaggaggtggaggttgcagtgacccgtcATCGCGCCACTGAGctaagatctcgccactgcactccagcctgggcgacagagccagactgtctcaaataaatacataaatataagatAATGCAatagggaggagagagggagagagtttTCTTAAACGTGACGAACTACCCCCCCAGCAGGAGAGCAGCAAAATTTATGCAAATCTTTGACGGGGTTTTCCTTGTCCTGCCAGGATTAAAAGCCATGAGTTTCTTGTCACATGCCTTTCTGTGCCTTCCATGGCTGGGTCTCAGGGAGCCGGAAGCAGCTGCTGAGGAGGGATGAAAATGTCAGTGTGTGACGATGCCTCATGGGTTCACCCCCTAAAGCCTGGCACAGCTGGTGTTGGGTCTGCCgtgcctcccttccttcctcctcttggGGCCACTGGCTGCTCCAGTTCCCCATCCCTGGCAAGCCTGTAGAGCTATTCATCTCCGCAGCCTTTTTCCTGACCCTGGTACGGTTTCAAATGCAGCAGACAGACAAAGCAATGAGTGGGAGGCTGTGGAACTTCATTCCCAAAGGCAGCGCCAGTGGCTCCTGAGCAATGAGAATGTCCTGTCCTGTCCACCGTATTCAGGGCCAGCAGAAGAGCCCAGTTAAACCCTCGCAGCACCTGGGATGCTCCTAGCCCACCTGCAAGGGGTTGAATCAAACCCTCGCAGCACCTGGGATGCTCCTAGCCCACCTGCAAGGGGTTGAATCAAGCAGGAGCAGTGGGTACTCTGACCTCCACTGGGGGCTCCTGGGAACAGCATGCCCCCCAGACAGGGCCACCCACCAAGCCTAACTTCATGCCCCCAGTACTTGAGGTGAGGGTTGTCACTCTCAGAACAGCCAAGGTCCAGATTCTAGAAAGGGCCTCCCAGATGACCACAGCCTGCACCAGCAGTGAGCGCCAGTCCCACCCGTTACAGTTGGCTGTGGCATAATCCCTGGGAGCCAGGATGAGCAGCACCCCCCAGCCGTAGGAGCCCCAGGAGGCTTCCGGCCTCCAAGGCCCAGAGACTGCCCCACAAGGGCAGCCCTCACCTGGCAGAGCCCCAGCAGCCCCATCTCTGCCTGCAGACATCCGTGTGACCTTGCAGACTTCGGAGGGGGGCCGCCAAAGGGCTGATCCACAGCGGAATGACGCACGGGTGGGCACCGTGGGTTGGCGTCCCGGCGGTCGGTAACGAAGCACAACGCCCCCACCAGGTAGTCCAAAGCGCCCTTTCCCAAGCAGCGCTGCAAGGTCCACTCGGCCTCGCCGAAGTCTCTGCCCAGCACGTGGTGCGCCATCGGGCCGGCGGGGAGGGGGAGAACCCCGGGACTGCCTCGCCAGGCTTCGGCTCCCCGGAGACTCTTGCGGCTCTGGGCCCCAAGGGTGATTCAGGGGCTGCCCTTCCCCGACCTGGGCTCGCCTCCCCCACCTTCTCTGCTTCACTGTCCCGGGCCCAGCAGTTGCCGGCGCACTCATGCTCTGAGGCCTGAGCCAACCGGAGGCGAGACAAGCACAGGGCCCTGCACGCAACCCGGCACCTAAGGAGGCCTGCCCGGTGCAGACTCTCCTGCTCCCACCGGCGCCCTTCCCTCTAGAGACACCGAGAGAACGGGAGCTAGTAGCGCCCCCACCCAACGCCACCTCGGAGACTCGGACTCCTTCTCTCTCAACTTCGAACAATACGAAGTGTGCTAAGAGAAGACAAGATGGCGCCCAGCAGGAGGGGCGGAGAAAGGCAGGGGTGTAAATCTGGCTTCCAAACTGGAAGCGTCAACAAAAGCGTGGGAGGTCTAACCGCGCAGGCGTGCAGCTTCCGCAAGCTTTAGAATTCCAACAGCGGGGCGCGTCCAAAACGTGGTCCCTGACTGAGACTTATTTTACGCCACTAGAGCGGGGGTGGGTAGCGTCAGAAAGAGCGGGGAGCAGGGGGCGGGCCAGCTTCGCCGCGGGAAAAGAACGGGAGGCGGAGTGTCCGCAGCGCGCACGCGCAACGAAAGTCAATGGCGGTCTGGAGAGACTGGCGGAAGCTAGCTTTGCAATATGGCGGCCGAGGTGGATGGACCGCTTAAACGGCTGCTCGTGCCGATTCTTTTACCTGAGAAATGCTACGACCAACTTTTCGTTCAGTGGGACTTGCTTCACGGTGAGTTTTATTCAGCATCCGATCCAAGTCCTACTCGAGTGACCGTGGGCCCTTAGTCCAAAGCTTGATCAGCGACTAAGTGACGGCAGTGACTGCCGCCACGCCGAGCTAGACGGAAGTCACTTCTGAGAAGGGCGGAAGTGTCTTGGGCTCCTTAGAGGGAGGACACCATATTAGTGCCAGTGGGGAAGTCACCGGGTGGAATTACTTCTTTGTGGAGTTTGTGCTGTAGCGACAATGAAAAACGAAAAGACTcaacttttataaaacaaaataaaaattaagtcaaatcATGCCAACCTTTATTAGATCGCTAGCAGGGTTAAACTTAATTCAAAGCCCCTGATGAATCGGGCCTTCATTGCACCCCCAAAGGCTCCGCCACCCTGATTGCTTTCTTTCCAGCCTCCAGGTTTGGTCATAGTCTGATTTCGGAATAATTtgcctcccttcctttttctgaTTGCGAGACAGCTCCACAAGGCCCACCGTCAGACCATTTGGGAAGCGTCAGTCTGCCCCTGTCAGTTCATGGTACCTCGCATGGGGCACTTTGTTTTAGCCGCATTCATGACCCGTGAGACTCAGACTCCCACTAGACCAAGCTCTTTGAGGGGAGGGCTTCAAGGCTAGAGAAGTTGTGGATGGCCGGAGCATAAAAGCAAGCCCTGAAAGGGTAAGGTTTAGTCCCTGAGTAGGGGCCAGGGACAGTCAGAGTGTTCAAGAAAGAGTGGTAtggggcgggcgcggtggctcacgcctgtaatcccagcactttgggaggccgaagcgggtggatcacctgaggtcaggcgttcgagaccagcctggccaacagggtgaaaccccgcctctactaaaaatacaaaaaattagccgggcgttgtggcaggcgcctgtaatcccagctactcgggaggctgaggcaggagaatcgcttaaacccgggaggcagaggttacagtgagccgagatcgtgccattgcactccagcctgggcaacaagagtgaaactccgtctcaaaaaaaagaaaaaaaatggtatgaAGACTTgtctttggagagagaagacaTGTGAAATGGGGCACCCACTGGCCCAGAGAAGGGAAATAAAGGATCAGAGAGCTCTTGGTCATTTCTCAGCTTTATACGGGGAAGCAATGGAGAGCCATGGAAGTCAAGCCAAGTTTGGATGTTAATTTATAGGGAATGGAAGATTAGATGTGGGGGGTGGTAGGCATTGGAGAAAAGCTGTTTTGGAAAGTAATAGTCTGGGGCCCGGCGTGGTAGCtcgagcctataatcccagcactttaggaggctgaggcaggtggatcatctgaggtcaggagttcgagaccagcctggccaacatggtgaaaccctgtctctactaaaaacacaaaaactagccgggcatggtggtgcgcgcccgtaatcctagctacttgggaggctgagacaagaggattgcttgaacccaagaggcagaggctgcagtgggctgagattgggccactgcactccagcctgggtgacagagcaagactctgtctcaaaaaaaaaaaaaaaaaagtgtggtggTTTGGAGCAGGAAGGACCAGGACTTtctccctgccctctgcccctcCTCCCCCCAAGACAATGCAAGACCCTGGTGTGGGTAAGGGGGCTCGGGGAGAGCCCACAGGAACTTCAAGCCCTGGCCTGGGTTTCAGACATCTCCTGTCTGCTTACCCTTTTTTCTCTCCTCAGTCCCCTGCCTCAAGATTCTCCTCAGCAAAGGCCtggggctgggcattgtggctggCTCACTTCTAGGTATGTCTCTTATCTTTCTTTCCTGCTGTTGGGTTGGGGTGGAGGTGCTGAGAGGCCGTCAACTGTGTGGGCATTCGTTCTATAGCTGTTGTGTTGCATCCCAAAGAATGGAGAGTCCTGAGTCCTACTTTTCTCATCTTTCCCCTAGTAAAGCTGCCCCAGGTGTTTAAAATCCTGGGAGCCAAGAGTGCCGAAGGGTTGAGTCTCCAGTCTGTAATGCTGGAGCTAGTGGCATTGACTGGGACCATGGTCTACAGCATCACTAACAACTTCCCATTCAGGTGAGGGGCCCACCCTTCCACCCCAAGGGTAATACCCACAACTCTAATGGGGATTCAGGTGAAGGAGGTTACAAGGCAGGAAagtggccaggcccagtggcttgcgcctgtaaccccaggcctttgggaggccgaggcaggtggatcacctgaggtcaggatttcgaactggccaacatggtgaaaccctgtctctactaaaaatacaaaattagctgggtgtggtgatgggcacctgtaatcccagctacttgggaggctgaggcaggagaatcacttcaacctgggaggcggaggttgcagggagccaagattgcgccactgcgctccagcctgggcaacaagagcgaaactctgtctttaaaaaaaaaaaaaagggacgaGGGGCTAGGAAAGTTTTAAGCCCTTTTAGAAACCTAATCACCAGTGGAGGTGATCTTGAGAAGGGGTGAGCATCCCAAGAATGGCCATGATTCAGAATGAGCCAATCCCGTGTGGGGGCTGTAGAGAAGCTTGATCAGAGCATGGTGTCCCTGGATGGATGGGCTATGGAGGCTTTCCCTGCCTCTTTCTAGGCCCGCCTTTCTTCCTCCCAACTCTTGACTCCGCAGCTCTTGGGGTGAAGCCTTATTCCTGATGCTCCAGACGATCACCATCTGCTTCCTGGTCATGCATTACAGAGGACAGACTGTGAAAGGTGCTGGGGACTTACCCAAGAGCAGGCTGTGTGGTTCCTGGGAACCCTGCTGGGAACTCAGGCCTGGGAAAGCCAAATGATGTGGGGAGATTGACAAGGACTCCTGTCTCCCCACCCCTAGGTGTCGCTTTCCTCGCTTGCTACGGCCTGGTCCTTCTGGTGCTTCTCTCACCTCTGACGCccttgactgtagtcaccctgctcCAGGCCTCCAATGTGCCTGCtgtggtggtggggagggtgggTACCAGGAGCAAGGGACAAGATGTTGGGGGGGCAGGGTGGAGGGGAAGAGTGGAAGATCAAAGTGTGGGGGTGTTGGACTTGGGGGAGCATGGGAAGAGCTCAGGTGACAGAGCCAAAGGTCTCAACTCCTCCCCTAGCTTCTCCAGGCAGCCACCAACTACCACAATGGGCACACAGGCCAGCTTTCAGCCATCACAGTCTTCCTGCTGTTTGGGGGCTCCCTGGCCCGAATCTTCACTTCCATTCAGGTGAGTGCAACATCTTCTTTCTAGAAGGCACTAAAACCTCATCTTACTTCTCCCAGGTAAGGGCCAAAGCTGCCCCATCAGGAAACTTTGTCCATGAGGGAACCTTTCTCGAGCTATGCTGAAGGGTAACCCTGGCTCTGTCTCTTGCAACCAGGAAACCGGAGATCCCCTAATGGCTGGGACCTTTGTGGTCTCCTCTCTCTGCAACGGCCTCATCGCCGCCCAGCTGCTCTTCTACTGGAATGCAAAGCCTCCCCACAAGCAGAAAAAGGCGCAGTAGAGCCAGCTACTGGAGTCATTCCATTTCCACTCATTCACCCAACCTCAGGGTTCTCCCCATCTGAGCCAGCCTGCTGGTGTGACTTACTCatcctccattcctctgcacttgCAGACTTTCTGAGCCAGGGTTTTCTTTTAGTGGAAACAAATGGTTGATGGATCCAGATCCTTAGAAAAGGAGAGGATGGGGGTAGAGTCTCCCAAGCCAAAATTTTGACATTTGAGTGCTTTTGTAAGCCCTGTACATGTACTATTAACTCAGTCATTCAGCCAAGCCTCCTCTAGCAGCAATTTCCAGCTGTTTAACACTATCCTGGGCAAATGTTTTACCCTGTCCTCTAGCCTCCCTGCTTTCCCTGTGGCCCTAGAAGACCGAGCCTGGACGGCAGAGTGGAGGGGACTGGGGGGCTGtggctgcctccctccctcagccCGGCTGGGACTGTCTCCTGGACCCCAgtgctggggtgggggaagggggacagAGAATGACTCACAGGCAGGGCCCCAGGGTGGGGTGAGGAGGTTCCTGCTCTGGCAGGTCTAGGCGGAAGGGAGTGGAGATGGGGCTGGTTCCTGCTGCAGTGAGGGGAA encodes the following:
- the CD68 gene encoding macrosialin, producing the protein MRLAVLFSGALLGLLAAQGTGNDCPHKKSATLLPSFTVTPTARESTGTTSHRTTKSHKTTTHRTTTTGTTSHGPMTATHNPTTTSHGNVTVHPTSNSTATSQGPSTSTHSPATTSHGNATVHPTSNSTATSPGFTSSAHPGPPPPSPSPSPASKETIGDYTWTNGSQPCVHLQAQIQIRVMYTTQGGGEAWGNSVLNPNKTKVQGSCEGAHPHLLLSFPYGHLSFGFMQDLQQKVVYLSYMAVEYNVSFPHAAQWTFSAQNASLRDLQAPLGQSFSCSNSSIILSPAVHLDLLSLRLQAAQLPHTGVFGQSFSCPSDRSILLPLIIGLILLGLLALVLIAFCIIRRRPSAYQAL
- the MPDU1 gene encoding mannose-P-dolichol utilization defect 1 protein isoform X3 — its product is MAAEVDGPLKRLLVPILLPEKCYDQLFVQWDLLHVPCLKILLSKGLGLGIVAGSLLVKLPQVFKILGAKSAEGLSLQSVMLELVALTGTMVYSITNNFPFSSWGEALFLMLQTITICFLVMHYRGQTVKGVAFLACYGLVLLVLLSPLTPLTVVTLLQASNVPAVVVGRLLQAATNYHNGHTGQLSAITVFLLFGGSLARIFTSIQETGDPLMAGTFVVSSLCNGLIAAQLLFYWNAKPPHKQKKAQ
- the MPDU1 gene encoding mannose-P-dolichol utilization defect 1 protein isoform X2; this encodes MAAEVDGPLKRLLVPILLPEKCYDQLFVQWDLLHVPCLKILLSKGLGLGIVAGSLLVKLPQVFKILGAKSAEGLSLQSVMLELVALTGTMVYSITNNFPFSSWGEALFLMLQTITICFLVMHYRGQTVKGVAFLACYGLVLLVLLSPLTPLTVVTLLQASNVPAVVVGRVGTRSKGQDVGGAGWRGRVEDQSVGVLDLGEHGKSSGDRAKGLNSSPSFSRQPPTTTMGTQASFQPSQSSCCLGAPWPESSLPFRKPEIP
- the MPDU1 gene encoding mannose-P-dolichol utilization defect 1 protein isoform X1 — protein: MAAEVDGPLKRLLVPILLPEKCYDQLFVQWDLLHVPCLKILLSKGLGLGIVAGSLLVKLPQVFKILGAKSAEGLSLQSVMLELVALTGTMVYSITNNFPFSSWGEALFLMLQTITICFLVMHYRGQTVKASPGSHQLPQWAHRPAFSHHSLPAVWGLPGPNLHFHSGNRRSPNGWDLCGLLSLQRPHRRPAALLLECKASPQAEKGAVEPATGVIPFPLIHPTSGFSPSEPACWCDLLILHSSALADFLSQGFLLVETNG